Proteins encoded in a region of the Trypanosoma brucei gambiense DAL972 chromosome 4, complete sequence genome:
- a CDS encoding thioredoxin, putative produces MTMKRPSFLLASLLFLAIGSTVIEAFPFTASSGVVELTPATFNSFLGSHKPVFILFYAPWCGHCKRLHPEWEKFAKSVEGIVRVGAVNADEHQQLGQQFNLRGFPTVKFWGLGEKRANAAMDYAGERSAGAIQSQAISLINAPGIKTVKKAEELREAAQAAPEKKAVVLFSAKSRVPPIYAVLSLSPRLKSMPFYFAGEQEKSGFASEFGVSKLPAIVVLNTTAGEVKPVIYPGKKVAYEPIAKFLLACANDAYDEANFSLEGGESEQATKKGAAKLALPVRPLPASAHGLENFCSPDARKKTERTPLCVISLTSEFSLNDVHKTFSNEPLVFFEAGDARDILLGALRGKLGLEKIADKLKDDKEHSALLLRASKQGTVHYRLVGGVNTAETLSSVLQMVVSGEISLTKEQPK; encoded by the coding sequence ATGACGATGAAGcgcccttcttttcttcttgcgagccttttgtttttggcaATTGGCAGCACTGTCATAGAAGCCTTCCCCTTCACAGCCTCCTCTGGTGTTGTGGAGCTAACCCCTGCGACTTTCAACAGCTTCCTCGGCTCTCACAAACCCGTTTTTATCCTTTTCTACGCACCGTGGTGTGGGCACTGCAAGCGCCTTCACCCGGAGTGGGAAAAGTTTGCCAAATCTGTCGAGGGAATTGTTCGTGTGGGTGCTGTGAATGCCGATGAGCACCAGCAACTTGGCCAACAATTCAACCTGCGCGGTTTCCCTACGGTTAAGTTTTGGGGTTTGGGAGAAAAGCGTGCCAATGCAGCTATGGACTACGCCGGTGAGCGCAGCGCGGGAGCCATTCAATCGCAAGCCATCAGTCTCATCAATGCACCAGGAATCAAGACGGTGAAAAAAGCTGAGGAGTTACGCGAGGCGGCTCAGGCGGCACCAGAGAAGAAGGCTGTTGTACTATTCAGTGCTAAAAGCCGCGTGCCGCCAATTTATGCCGTTCTTTCGCTCTCACCGCGACTCAAGTCGATGCCGTTTTACTTTGCAGGGGAGCAAGAAAAGTCTGGATTCGCTTCAGAATTTGGCGTAAGTAAACTTCCAGCCATTGTTGTCCTCAACACCACCGCTGGCGAAGTGAAGCCGGTGATATACCCGGGGAAGAAAGTTGCTTATGAGCCCATTGCAAAGTTTTTACTGGCCTGTGCAAACGATGCTTACGATGAGGCTAACTTCTCCTTGGAGGGTGGTGAGAGTGAGCAAGCTACAAAGAAGGGTGCTGCAAAGTTGGCGCTGCCAGTCCGGCCGCTCCCCGCGTCAGCTCATGGTCTCGAGAATTTTTGCTCCCCTGACGCACGGAAGAAGACTGAGCGAACGCCACTGTGTGTGATTTCACTCACTTCTGAGTTTTCGCTTAACGACGTGCATAAAACCTTCAGCAATGAGCCGCTTGTTTTCTTCGAGGCTGGGGATGCTCGTGATATCCTTCTTGGGGCCCTTCGGGGAAAGCTGGGACTAGAGAAGATTGCAGACAAACTGAAGGACGACAAGGAACACAGCGCACTTCTGCTTCGCGCCTCCAAGCAGGGCACCGTACACTACAGACTCGTTGGAGGCGTAAACACAGCTGAAACTCTCAGCTCAGTCTTACAAATGGTTGTATCAGGCGAGATATCCCTCACGAAGGAGCAGCCGAAGTAA
- a CDS encoding dual specificity protein phosphatase, putative: MGACIAALRGKVAGKTNDSDGIGDQSLPTAESTDDSVNNRNGKFNKCIRGEESISSGDMHGKEGSDLSKSLTSLWGVLSKTEFADFFRAHPELLKSNSAAVMCTGAFRPGELVGAYCVVKELPGGTVGRSFLVKAVDDSGPPTPTVTTPEVEDSGKREFVFKVMTFINRKNLVEPVLDDKRALMNLTGDGLLRPVHLLLDEGNETVISVTPFLKEGSCARLAGKLEEDRLLSILRDVASALRLLHSHNIYHCNLKLENVLLREDGKACLADAALWRIFSTQSRDCLLFNGELACMPPEMFMIDEADNQSKDASKVDIWGFGLFMYRLAYGREPFDIEGKALEQVCELVSVDRLQFPQRNWSIASSLEDAIRVCLDDDPERRPTVPGLFSFSLFRNYNFNSVVAGGSVGLPGFRASHNDTGPSGGRSGSDNYIRWAYPRYHWRKNVSLDEMLGSGGICETYRVHLRRHPSKQFVMKVLKRSVLKAASQYRISTDDLRHALAVSRLINHPNVLNLLEIVDSRDGCFASQQLAKSRFLYAEFPPLLNHKNPLFTLKQMLADVLQGLFVLHLNGVPHLRLTPSNIFYELGVGFRVSDFGPLFLAREEIVESMETDQPLYSVPQWVVDDLKVPIHMSRFSLDVFCVGLLAASALPSVLHEDWYRFSNSEGCILDVKGVCEKVKNASLYLKPMLVDFILQALTNPATTVRDLMNHSYLSDAIDVSRLDEMKPLNISPADMEMAVSERFTTTDESGLWNVLGHDPAAGNGHLWCSMFRNEALPDGCIRSGIQSVNEVAAARRVPFVKKLVCGLCRCELPIVLFLCDKCDDYIRCAKCSLVDTHADDHKLSPHLVHTVGQDGVDGNFFALLVPTCNICVAQSLEALEMQANLPHGTLTKDITTQSVTAERALRRLTLAKLNPGPKVLPKVSDTEGETWEEEVASCRETRNTELLLHQFELNTVPKELFDPPLLHVASIDLSYNKLTSLPDDLALLCNLRSVSVAHNALTVLPDSMGELRQLDRLDASHNKLKDLPLTFVKLRKLSTVTLDFNEFSGLPRVLDDLIVATASTPQLSTIYLAENTNITRFPDYTNLAILPTLKLALDNEPSVYQTYLNENLAEKLPNIGMLWNKIYPDRIVDNVFCGSLRTTQSQVVYDKLGIKNLLTVGRDLVPVPPVGGKHLVISLDDIEEADIRCTFDEAVNFIDMSVEKGEGCLVHCFAGLSRSATTVIAYFMMKRGMRLGDAYQLTKRGRPSIYPNEGFFRQMIELDGELFPDDPPLQLEDIGRESPNVRV; encoded by the coding sequence ATGGGTGCTTGCATAGCCGCACTAAGAGGGAAGGTCGCGGGTAAAACAAATGATTCAGACGGGATTGGCGACCAGTCGCTACCGACCGCGGAGAGTACAGATGATAGTGTCAACAACCGTAATGGAAAGTTCAATAAATGCATCCGTGGAGAAGAGAGCATTTCCTCGGGGGATATGCACGGCAAAGAGGGCAGCGACTTAAGTAAGTCGCTAACGAGTTTATGGGGGGTTCTCTCCAAAACAGAATTTGCTGACTTCTTTCGAGCACATCCCGAATTGTTGAAGTCCAATTCAGCTGCCGTCATGTGCACTGGCGCGTTTCGTCCCGGAGAACTTGTCGGGGCATATTGCGTAGTGAAGGAACTTCCAGGGGGAACGGTGGGTCGAAGTTTTTTGGTTAAAGCTGTGGACGACAGTGGCCCACCGACGCCCACCGTCACGACACCTGAGGTTGAAGATTCTGGTAAACGGGAGTTTGTGTTTAAGGTGATGACATTTATTAACCGTAAGAACTTGGTGGAACCGGTATTAGACGATAAGAGGGCTCTTATGAACCTGACAGGTGACGGTTTACTTCGCCCAGTCCATTTGCTACTCGACGAAGGGAATGAAACAGTGATATCTGTTACCCCTTTTTTGAAGGAAGGTTCGTGCGCTCGTCTTGCCGGAAAGCTTGAAGAGGATCGGTTACTGTCTATACTGCGTGATGTTGCAAGTGCTCTCCGTCTTCTTCATTCGCACAATATATACCACTGTAACCTGAAGTTGGAAAACGTTCTTTTGAGGGAGGATGGGAAAGCCTGCCTTGCCGACGCAGCGTTGTGGCGTATATTCTCTACACAGAGCCGTGATTGCCTTCTCTTTAATGGTGAACTCGCGTGCATGCCTCCCGAGATGTTCATGATTGATGAAGCTGACAACCAGTCGAAGGACGCGAGCAAAGTAGACATTTGGGGGTTTGGGCTGTTCATGTACCGTCTGGCGTACGGGCGAGAGCCGTTTGACATTGAAGGAAAGGCACTTGAACAAGTCTGTGAACTAGTTTCTGTTGATAGGCTCCAGTTTCCTCAACGCAACTGGAGCATCGCGAGTTCGCTTGAGGATGCCATCCGTGTTTGTCTTGACGATGATCCGGAACGTCGACCAACAGTTCCGGGGTTGTTTAGCTTCTCATTGTTTCGGAACTACAATTTTAATTCTGTTGTGGCTGGAGGAAGTGTTGGGTTACCGGGATTCAGGGCGTCGCATAATGATACTGGACCAAGTGGTGGGCGCTCTGGCTCGGATAACTACATTAGGTGGGCATACCCAAGGTATCATTGGCGGAAGAACGTGTCACTCGACGAAATGCTCGGGTCTGGAGGCATCTGTGAAACATATCGGGTGCACCTGCGGCGGCATCCATCTAAGCAGTTCGTAATGAAGGTGCTAAAACGGTCAGTACTGAAGGCTGCCTCACAATACAGAATCAGCACAGACGATCTGCGTCACGCACTAGCTGTTTCGCGACTTATCAACCATCCTAACGTATTAAACCTGCTGGAGATTGTGGACTCGAGGGACGGGTGCTTTGCTTCGCAGCAGCTGGCTAAAAGCAGGTTTCTTTACGCGGAGTTTCCCCCGTTGCTGAATCACAAAAACCCTCTCTTCACACTGAAACAGATGCTCGCCGATGTCCTCCAGGGGCTTTTCGTGCTTCACCTAAATGGTGTGCCGCATCTCCGTCTGACACCATCAAACATTTTTTATGAGCTGGGCGTTGGTTTTAGGGTTTCGGACTTTGGTCCTTTGTTCCTTGCACGGGAGGAAATTGTCGAAAGTATGGAAACAGACCAACCACTGTATAGTGTACCACAGTGGGTGGTTGACGATTTAAAGGTGCCGATCCACATGTCGAGATTCAGTCTTGACGTTTTCTGTGTTGGTTTACTGGCCGCTTCAGCACTCCCTTCAGTTCTGCATGAAGACTGGTACCGATTTTCTAATTCAGAGGGGTGTATTCTTGATGTGAAGGGGGTTTGTGAGAAGGTAAAGAATGCCTCCCTTTATCTTAAGCCGATGCTCGTGGACTTTATCCTCCAAGCGCTAACTAACCCCGCAACAACTGTGAGGGACTTGATGAATCATTCATATTTGAGCGACGCGATCGACGTCAGCAGGCTCGACGAGATGAAACCGCTGAACATATCGCCTGCTGATATGGAGATGGCCGTGTCAGAGAGGTTTACCACCACTGACGAATCCGGACTATGGAATGTTCTCGGTCACGACCCAGCGGCAGGGAATGGCCACTTGTGGTGCTCAATGTTCCGCAACGAAGCACTGCCCGACGGCTGCATACGGTCTGGCATTCAATCTGTTAATGAAGTTGCAGCTGCAAGGCGGGTTCCTTTTGTTAAGAAACTCGTTTGCGGGCTGTGCCGGTGTGAATTACCCATAGTTTTATTTCTATGCGATAAGTGTGACGATTACATACGCTGCGCCAAGTGTTCGTTAGTGGATACACACGCCGACGACCACAAACTCAGCCCACATCTTGTCCACACCGTCGGGCAGGATGGGGTTGATGGcaacttttttgctttattggTGCCAACATGCAATATATGTGTCGCGCAGTCACTGGAAGCCCTAGAAATGCAGGCCAACCTGCCACACGGAACGCTGACGAAAGATATCACCACCCAATCAGTTACTGCGGAGCGAGCCCTACGGCGGCTAACACTTGCGAAGTTGAATCCAGGCCCCAAGGTACTTCCCAAAGTCTCGGATACTGAAGGTGAGACTTGGGAGGAGGAAGTTGCAAGCTGCCGCGAGACTCGAAACACTGAGCTGTTGTTGCATCAATTTGAACTGAACACTGTACCGAAGGAGCTGTTTGACCCGCCGCTGCTTCACGTGGCGAGTATTGACCTTAGTTACAACAAGTTAACCAGCCTTCCCGACGATCTGGCCCTTCTTTGCAACTTGAGAAGTGTTTCCGTTGCGCATAATGCTCTGACTGTTCTACCAGACAGCATGGGTGAACTCCGTCAACTAGATCGTTTAGACGCGAGCCACAATAAACTAAAGGACCTGCCGTTAACATTTGTCAAACTACGCAAGTTGAGCACTGTCACCTTAGACTTCAATGAATTTTCGGGGTTGCCTCGCGTTTTGGACGATCTCATTGTTGCCACCGCATCGACACCGCAGCTTTCCACCATTTATTTAGCCGAGAACACCAACATAACAAGGTTCCCCGATTACACGAACCTTGCAATCTTACCCACGCTTAAGTTGGCCTTAGACAACGAACCCAGTGTTTATCAAACGTATCTCAATGAAAACCTTGCAGAAAAGCTACCCAACATTGGCATGCTTTGGAATAAAATATATCCAGATCGAATCGTTGATAACGTGTTTTGTGGGAGCTTGCGCACCACTCAATCACAGGTGGTGTACGATAAACTTGGCATAAAAAACCTCTTGACAGTGGGAAGGGACCTCGTTCCCGTCCCTCCGGTTGGTGGAAAACATCTCGTTATCTCATTAGATGATATTGAGGAGGCGGATATCCGTTGTACATTTGATGAGGCTGTCAACTTCATTGATATGAGTGTGGAAAAAGGTGAAGGGTGTTTGGTCCACTGCTTCGCCGGACTCTCGCGTTCCGCCACGACAGTAATAGCATACTTCATGATGAAGAGAGGCATGAGACTTGGCGATGCGTACCAGCTAACGAAAAGGGGCCGACCTTCTATTTACCCCAATGAGGGTTTCTTTAGGCAAATGATTGAACTGGATGGTGAGTTGTTCCCCGATGACCCGCCACTGCAACTGGAGGACATTGGAAGAGAAAGTCCCAATGTAAGGGTGTAG